Genomic DNA from Streptomyces sp. PCS3-D2:
CGGGAGCCGTCCGGGCGGGCCGTGTCCTCGGCCAGATCGAAGCCGAGGGCACGCGTGTAGAAGTCGATGGCCTCGTCGTAGTCGTGGACCAGGAGGGCGGTCAGGGCGATGTGGGATGACATGGCCCTATTGTGACCCCGGGCCCCGGCCGCCCCCGCTCGCGGTCCCGCACCCGCTACCGCTCGCGCGCCCCCGGCCGCCGCCCCCGGTCCGAGGCGCCCACGAGGACCACGTCGAGTCTGCGGGGGCCGTGGACGCCCTCCACCCGCTCCAGCTCGATGTCGCTGGTCGCCGACGGGCCGGAGATCCAGGTCAACGGGCGGCGCGGGTCCAGGAGCGGCAGGGCCTCGGGGACGGAGTCCACGACCTGGTCCGGGACGCGCACCAGGCAGATGTGGTGGTCGGGGACGAGGGTGATGCGGCGGCGGCCCTGGTCCGGGCCGCCGTCGAGGACGATCGTGCCGGTCTCGGCGATCGCGAGGGCGCAGCCGGTCACCACGGCGTCGACCCGGTCCAGTTCCCGAGGGGTCTGCGCCGCCCGGTCGGGGACGAAGGTGAGCGACGGCTCCGACGGCAGGCGGTGGCCGAGGGCGGGCGGGAGCTGCACGGTCGCGGCGTCCGCCAGCAGGCGTCCCAGCAGGTCCCGCAGACCGTCCCCGTCCGTGCGGTGGACCCGCGCGCGGTACTCGGCGAGGTTCGCGGCCAGCAGGTCCACGCGCTCGTCCGGGGTGCGCGCGCCGTGTACCCGCAGGTAGTCCCTCGGGACGTCGGCGCCGGTCCCGGTACCCGCCTGCCCTCCCGGCGGGGTCACCGCCCGGCGGATGCGGGCCAGGATGCGATCTTTGCCGGTCACTGCGAGGTTCCCCGTTCCCGGGTCCACCAGTCGCGGAACGACTCGGCGGGCAGCAGGGGCAGCTCGCGGGTGTCGGTCCAGGCGCGGCCGGGGCCGGGCAGCCGGCGCGGCGCCAGCCTGCGGGCGCGGGCCAGCAGGCGCTCGCCCGCGCGCAGCGCCCCCGGGCGGTCCAGCAGCAGCCGGGAGGCGCGCACGGCGGCGCGTTCCGCGGTGTGCCGGCGCGCGGGGCGGATCCGTACACGGATGCCGTCGCGGGTCGCCGGTCCGCCCTGGGCCACCCGTTCCCGCAGGTGGACGAGGATGTCAGGGATGTCGATGGCGACCGGGCAGACGTCGTAGCAGGCCCCGCACAGGGTGGAGGCGTAGGGCAGCGAGGCGTCGATCTCGCTTGCGGTACCGCGCAGTTGGGGGCTGAGGACGGCGCCGATGGGGCCGGGGTAGACCGATCCGTAGGCGTGGCCGCCGGCGCGTTCGTAGACCGGGCAGACATTGAGGCAGGCGGAGCAGCGGATACAGCGCAGGGCCTGGCGGCCGGTCTCGTCGGCGAGGGTGTCGGTGCGTCCGTTGTCGAGGAGGACGAGGTGGAAGGCGGAGGGCCCGTCGCCGTCCGTCGTACCGGTCCACATCGTCGTGTACGGGTTCATCCGCTCGGCCGTCGAGGACCGCGGCAGCGTCTGGAGGAAGATCTCCAGGTCGCGGAAGGTGGGGACGACCTTCTCGATGCCCACGACCGAGATCAGAGTCTCGGGGAGGGTCAGGCACATCCGGCCGTTGCCCTCGGATTCGAGGACGACGATCGTGCCCGTCTCGGCGACCATGAAGTTGGCGCCGGAGACAGCGACCTTGGCGCGCAGGAACTTCTCGCGCAGGTGCAGACGCGCCGCCTCGGCGAGTTCCCGCGGGTCGTCGCCGAGGGGATCGGGTGCGGGGCGGCCCCAGCGGCCCATCTCGGCACGGAAGAGGTCGCGGATCTCGGACCGGTTGCGGTGGATGGCCGGGACCAGAATGTGGGAGGGGCGGTCGTGCCCGAGCTGCACGATGAGCTCGGCGAGATCGGTCTCGTACGCGGTGATCCCGGCGGCCTCCAGGGCCTCGTTGAGACCGATCTCCTGGGTGGCCATCGACTTGACCTTGACGACCTCGCGCTCGCCGGTCGCGCGGACGAGCTCCGTGACGATGCGGTTGGCCTCGTCGGCGTCGACGGCCCAGTGGACGGTGCCGCCCGCCGCCGTCACCGCCGCCTCCAACTGGAGCAGGTAGCGGTCGAGGTGGCGCAGTGTGTGGTCCTTGACCGCCTTGCCCGCGGCGCGCAGCCGGTCCCAGTCCGCCAGCTCGGCCACGGCCCGCGCCCGCTTGTCGCGGATGGTGTGTGTGGCGTGCCGGAGGTTGGCACGCAGGACGCCGTCCCGTACGGCCTCGCGGGCCGCCTCGGGAAAGGCGGGCATGCCCAGGTGGGTACCTGTGGTCCCGGGGGTTCCGGTGGTTCCGGGGGCGCCCGTGGCGCCTCTGAAGCCCGTCATGGCAGCGGTTCCTCCTCGGTCGCCGCGAGGATCTCGGCGAGGTGCAGGGTCCGCAGCGGTGCCCCCGACCGCCGCAGGAGGCCGTCGAGATGGGAGAGGCAGGAGTTGTCGGAGGCGCACAGCACCTCGGCCCCGGTGCCGGTCGCGGCGGCGGTCTTGTCGGTGCCCATGGCGGTGGAGACGTCCGGGTTCTTGACGGCGAAGGTGCCCCCGAAACCGCAGCACTCCTGCGCGCCCGGCAGGTCGACCAGGTCCAGGCCCTTGACGGCGGCCAGCAGCCGTCGGGGCCGGTCCCCCAGTCCCAGGCCGCGCAGGCCGTGGCAGGAGGGGTGGTAGGTGACGGTGTGCGGGAAGTAGGCGCCCACGTCCGTCACCCCGAGCACGTCGACCAGGAACTCGGTGAGCTCGTAGACGCGCGGCGCGAGCGACCGGGCGGCGTCCGCCAGCTCCGCCCCTCGCCCCTCCCGCTCCGCCTTCAGGCCGATCCGCGGGTAGTGCGCACGGATCATCGCGGCGCAGGAGCCGGAAGGCGTGACCACGTATGGGTGGCCGGCGAAGGCCGCCGCCGTCCGGCGCACCAGCGGTTCGGCCTCGTACCGGTAGCCCGTGTTGTACTGCGGCTGCCCGCAGCAGCTCTGGGCGGCCGGGAAGTCCACCGCGACGCCGAGACGCTCCAGGAGGCGGACGACGGCGATGCCGGTCCGCGGATACAGCGCGTCGTTGACGCAGGTGACGAACAGGGCCGCACGCATGATGGGCACAATAGCCGGGTGAAGAAGTTCTCAGTGATCGGCATAGGCGCGGGCGACCCGGACCACCTGACCCTCCAGGCGGTCAGGGCGATCGGCGCGGCGGACGCATTCCTCATCCTGGAGAAGGGTGAGGAGAAGTCGGATCTGACCGGGCTGCGGCGCGCGATGCTCGACGCGCACGCCCGCCCCGGCCACCGGCTGGTGGAGGGCCGCGACCCGGACCGGGACCGGACGCCCGCCGAGTACGCCCCGACGGTGGACGGCTGGCGCAGCGCGCGGGCCGAGCTCTTCGAGCGGTTCGTCGCGGAGGACCTGGCCGACGGCGAGACCGGGGCGTTCCTGGTGTGGGGCGACCCGTCGCTCTACGACTCCACGCTCGCGATCCTCGACGAGGTGCTGGAGCGCGGCCGGGTGGTCTTCGAGCACGAGGTCGTACCGGGCATCAGCAGCGTCTCCGCGCTCCTGGCGCGGCACCGGACCCATCTGAACCGGGTCGGGCGGCCGGTCCAGATCACCACCGGGCGCCGGCTGGCCGAGGGCTGGCCGGCCGGGGTGGACGACGTGGTGGTGATGCTGGACGCGCGGCACGCCTTCACCGCCCACCTGGACCAGGACCTCTACATCTACTGGGGCGCCTACGTGGGCACCCCCGACGAGATCCTGGTGCAGGGCAGGCTGGCGGAGGTCGCGGGGCAGATCGAGGAACTGCGGACCGAGGCCCGCGCCCGCAAGGGCTGGATCATGGACACCTACCTGCTCAGGCGCCCCTGAGCAGCTGGCTGGGCAGGGCGGCGGCGAGGCGGGCGTACTCCTCGGGGCGGTTGTAGATCTGCCCGCAGACCCGGATGCCGCCGCCGCCCGGCCAGGGCCAGATCAGCACCCGGATGCGCAGGCGCTCCGCGATCCGCTCGCGCAGCGCGCGGGCGTGCTCCGGGGTCTCGGCGACACCCGGCGGCAGGCGCAGGGAGCGCATGGCGAGGCCGTCGGTGTGCGGGAGCGCGGCGAGCCCCGGGATCTCACCGAGCAGCGCGGCGCCGTGGGCGGCGAGGGTGCTGTTGTGGGCGCGGACCTTGGCGGCGTCGAGGGCTTCGATGAGGTCGAGTCCGTCGGGGGCGGCGAGCCAGCCGGTGTAGTCGGCGGTGGCGCGGTTCTCGACGGAGCGCGGGAAGCCGTGCCCGTCCTCCCAGGAGGCTACGAGTGCCCGGACCCGGTGGCGGTGCTGGGGGGCGACGGCGAGCAGGGCGGTGCCGGACGGGGCGTAGCCCCATTTGTGGAGGTTGCCGAACCAGAAGTCGGCACCGGTGCCGAGCGGGTCCGCGAGCATGCCCGGTGCGTGGGCGCCGTCGACGACGGTGGTCACGCCGCGCTCGCGCAGTGCGGCGACCAGGCGGGGCGAGGCGATGACCCGGGCGGTCGGCGAGCTGACGTGGTCGAGCACCGCGACCCGGATACGCGGCGTCAGCGCGGCCAGCACGGTCTCGCGCACGGCGTCCTCGTCGGGCAGGGCGGGGTCCAGGGCGACGGTGGTGACCGGGGCGCGGCGAGCGGCGGCCGCGGTGACGGTGCCGTAGCCGTGGTCGGTCACCAGGATCTCGTCGCCGTGGGCGAGCGGGACGGCGCCGAGGGCGAGATGGGCGCCTTCGGTGGCATTGGCGATGAAGGCGAGGCCGTCCGCGTCGGCGGCGAGGTGCGCGGCGATCCGGGTGCGGGCCTGTTCCAGGCGGTCCGGCAGGGCGGTGAAGAAGGCGTCGGGGTCGGCGTGCGCCTCGGCCCGCAGCAGGGCCTGGGCTTCCTGTACGGGCACGGGGACCGCGCCGAACGAGCCGTGGTTGAGGTGGGCGACGCGGGCGTCGAGGCGGAAGAGGGCGGGCCCGCCGGGGAACTCCCCCGGCTGCGGGCGGCCTGCGGGCGGCTCGGCGGGGCGTTCGGCGGGACGTGTCGTCTCGGTCACGGAACCTCCGGGTGCGGCGCGGCTGTCGCCCGGATCATCTCCCGCCGGTCTCGCGGACGGGAAGACCACGGCCCCCGGCGGGGCCGGAACGCTACGGCCCCGCCGGGGGGCCGGCGGCCGCCTGCGCAGGGCAGGTGCCCGACCGCGGGCGTGCCGGGCGGCTGGGTGCGCAGCCGGCCCGGCGGGCGGGCCGCGGCCGCGCCGGCGGGCCGGGGCAGACAGCCCGGAGCTGAGGCCCGGGCGGTCGGCAGCCGCTGCCGCGGCTTACGGTTCGCGGCCGCTGCTCGCCGCGTAGTACTGGAGGTCCTGCACCTCCACCGTGTGATCCGCCCGGTAGGGCAGGTCCACCTTCGCCGTCGCCCTCCCGTCGCGGACCACGTGGGCCGCGCTGGTACCCGTCCTGAGCGGCAGCAGTGCGGAGTGGATCCCGGCGGGGGCGTCGTGGCTGTCCTGCGCCGTGCCGACGGTCGTGCGCACGGTCGCGGGTGAGGTGAGGAAGCTGAGGACCTCCACCGTGTCGCGGGCCGGTGCGCTTCCCTTGCGCAGCGACATCACCAGCGACTGGTCGCCGGTCGGGTCGGCGTCCGCGAACTGCGTGCGCGAGGTGAGGTACAGGGTGTCCCGGACGACCTTCGGCCAGCCGCCCGTCTTGAACCGGGTCAGGTAGTAGGAGGTCAGGTCGAGGTAGGCGTGGCCGTTGTGCAGCGAGGGCGCGAACTGGCTGCCCTCGGAGTAGTCGTTCCACGTGGTGAGCTGGACCCAGTCGGCGCCGTCCTCGATGGCGCGCGTCCATGTGGCGCGCAGGGTAGCCGTGTTGCCGGCCTCGTCGTAGATGCCCTGGTTGGGGCGGGCGTCCTGGACCGACACGGGCTGCATCCAGATCTTGCCCATGCCGTGGGCCCGCCGGACGTCGCGCGTGGAGCTCTCCTGGCCGGTGTAGCTGCGGCTGCCCCACTCGGAGAAGCCGTGGCTGATCGGGGCGAACTCGCCGGTGTGGGCGCCGAAGTCGAGGAAGAGCGGGACGAAGGCGGTGCCGATGCCGTGGTCGGCCTTGAGGACCCGGATGACCTCCGTCCACCACGTCACGCTCTTCGCCTCCGCCTTGAAGGGGGAGACGACGAGTCGGCCGTCGGGGAGCCGGTGTGCGGCGGAGGCGTCGGCGAGCGTGGCGAGCGCCTCGGCGAGCACGCGGGGATCGTCGGTCTTCAGCGAGGTCATGTCCGGCATGAGCATGATCTTGAAAGCGGGGTCCACCGAACGGGCCGCCGCCATGAGCAGGTTGGCGCGGTCCCAGTTCTTGCCGGAGAGGGAGAGCAAGTCGAGGGTGAAGCCGTCGATGCCGGCGTCCCGCGCCGTGCGCACCTCCTGCTGGAGGTTGGCGTACTCCCAGTCGCCGCCCTTGGGCGTGACGGGCAGCGGGCGGTCCCGCAGCAGGCCGCCGTACCTGCCGTGTTTGCCGCTTTCCCCATCGGGGTCGAGGTAGTTGCGGGTGTAGTAGTCCTTGTCCGCGTCCGCATTGTCGAGGGAGAGCGGGTACGGGGTGAAGTAGTGGGCGAAGACCAGCTTCCCGCCCGCTCGGCCGGAGCGCAGCGCGGCCGGCCGGGGCATGTCGAAGGGCAGGGCGCCGGCGGGGCGCGCCGCTCCGGAGTCCACCGCTCCCCCGGAATCGCCGTCGGCCGCCGGGCGCCGGGTGGGCGGGGGGCTCTGCTGCGGCTGCGCCGGGGTCGGGTCGCCCGCGCCGGGTGGGGAGCCGGGTCCGGTGGACTGCGGGGCGGAGGCGCCGCGGACCGTGGTGTTCTGTTCGGGGGCGCCGCCGAGCGGGTCCCAGGCGATGCCGGTGGCCGCGCAGACACCGACGACGAGGAAGCCGGACAGGAGCAGGGCCAGCAGCGGCCGGCCGCCCCGGACGGCCGGCCGGCGCCGGTGCGACACGGGGCGTGCCGCCCGGTCCGCGCCGTGCGCTCTGCGTCGTGCTCGCCGGTCCGTGCGCCGGTCCGCTGTCATCGTGGCCCCTCCCGCGAATGCACCCCGGTGGGGGCTGGACAGCAGTAGAGCCCATCCCCGGCTTCCGGACAAGCGTTCGCCGGGGTCGGGGACCGTGCACGTACGTCACGGGGACGACGGGAACTACGCCGACCGCCGGTTCTGCCGGCGGGGACGGCGGGGACGGCGGCGCCGCGTCTCCGGGACCGGCGGCGACCCGCCGGGCCGCGGGAGGGGGCGGGTCTGACCTGGGCGGCAGCGGACCGCCGGATCGGAATGCGACATTCCCCTAGCGATACTGCGCAAGTGGCGCATAATCGTCGTCACGCGAGCGAAAGATCCCTGGGGTACGGCCGCACGTGGTCACGCATGCGATGGGGGGCATCGTGCCGATGAGGGAATCGGGGTCGGCCGGAAGGCTCCCGGCGACGTCCGCCGAGATGTCCCGGCTGCTCACCGCCGTCCGGCGGGGACGGGTGCTGACGGTGGCGGGCGGATTCCGCGAGCCGCGGAGCCTGCTGGTACGGGAGATCGCCCGGCGGCTGGCGTCCAACTTCTGCGACGGGGTGGCGGTCGTCGACCTCGACCCGCTGGAAGGCGGCTACGGCGTCCGCGAACTGACGGCCGAGCTGGGCTCCGTACCCGGCGTACCTGCGCCGCCGCCCTGCGGGACGACGAGGTACGCGGCGTCCTGGCTGGCCGAGCGGGACATGCTGCTCGTCCTGGACGGCACCGAGCAGCTCGGCCAGGACGCCCTGGCCTGGCTGCGCACCCTGCTGACCGTGGCCCCGGGGCTGCGGATCCTGGCCGCCGGACGGTCCCCGCTGGCATTCGACCAGGAACGCATCCACCGGCTCTGAGCCCGGGACCCTGGGACCCGGTCCTCCCGGGCGGACCGGGCTGCACAAAAGGCTCCGCCACAACGGGACCGCGCACACGGGGCCGCGAACGCGGGACCGCCCCGGCCGGGCACAGGGCCCGGCCGGGGCGGAGCGTGTCAGCGGACGTCAGCCGAGCAGGCCGAGCGCCTCGTTGAGGGTCGCGGACGGGCGCATGATCGCCGCGGCCTTGGTGGCGTCGGGCTGGTAGTAGCCGCCGATGTCGGCCGGGGAACCCTGCACCGCGATGAGCTCGCCGACGATGGCCTCCTCGCGCTCGGCGAGGGTCTTGGCCAGCGGCTCGAACGCCGCGGCCAGCTTCGGGTCGTCGATCTGGCGGGACAGCTCCTGCGCCCAGTACAGGGCGAGGTAGAAGTGGCTGCCGCGGTTGTCGATGCCGCCCAGCTTGCGGCTCGGCGACTTGTCCTCGTTGAGGAAGGTGCCGGTCGCGCGGTCCAGGGTGTCGGCCAGCACCTGGGCGCGGGCGTTGCCGGTGGTGGTCGCGAGGTGCTCGAAGCTGGCCGCCAGCGCGAAGAACTCGCCCAGGCTGTCCCAGCGCAGGTAGTTCTCCTTGACCAGCTGCTGGACGTGCTTCGGCGCGGAGCCGCCGGCACCGGTCTCGAAGAGCCCGCCGCCGTTCATGAGCGGGACGACCGACAGCATCTTGGCGCTGGTGCCCAGCTCCAGGATCGGGAAGAGGTCGGTCAGGTAGTCGCGCAGCACGTTGCCGGTCACCGAGATGGTGTCCTCGCCGCGGCGGATGCGCTCCAGGGAGAACTTCGTGGCCTCGACCGGGGAGAGGATCTCGATGGCCAGACCCTCGGTGTCGTGGTCCGCGAGGTACGTCCTGACCTTGGCGATCAGCTGCGCGTCGTGGGCGCGGGTCTCGTCGAGCCAGAAGACGGCCGGGGCGCCGGTGGCGCGGGCCCGGGTGACAGCGAGCTTGACCCAGTCCTGGATCGGCAGGTCCTTGGTCTGGCAGGCGCGGAAGATGTCTCCGGCGGCGACCTCCTGCTCGATGATCGCGTTGCCCGCGGCGTCGACGACGCGGACGGTGCCCGCGGCGGCGATCTCGAAGGTCTTGTCGTGGCTGCCGTACTCCTCGGCCTTCTGGGCCATGAGGCCGACGTTCGGCACCGAGCCCATGGTGGCGGGGTCGAAGGCGCCGTTGGCGCGGCAGTCGTCGACGACGACCTGGTAGACACCGGCGTAGCTGCTGTCCGGGAGGACGGCGAGGGTGTCGGCCTCGTTGCCGTCGGGGCCCCACATGTGCCCCGAGGTGCGGATCATGGCCGGCATGGAGGCGTCGACGATGACGTCGGACGGCACGTGCAGGTTGGTGATGCCCTTGTCGGAGTCCACCATGGCGAGGGCCGGGCCCTCGGCGATCTCCGCATCGACGGAGGCCTTGATGGCGTCGCCGTCGGGCAGGGAGCCCAGACCGTTCAGGATCGCGCCGAGGCCGTCGTTGGGCGACAGGCCGGCGGCGGCGAGGGTCTCGCCGTAACGGGCGAAGGTCTTCGGCAGGAAGGCGCGGACCACGTGGCCGAAGATGATCGGGTCGGAGACCTTCATCATCGTGGCCTTGAGGTGCACCGAGAACAGGACGCCCTCGGCCTTGGCGCGCCCGATCTGGTCGTTGAGGAAGGTGCGCAGCGCGTCGACGTGCATGACGGACGCGTCGACGACCTCTCCGGCGAGGACGGGGACGGACTCGCGCAGCACGGTGGTGGCGCCGTCGGCGGCGACGTGCTCGATGCGCAGGGTGCCGGCCTCGGCGACGACGACGGACTTCTCGGTGGAGCGGAAGTCGTTCGCGCCCATGGTGGCGACGTTCGTCTTCGACTCGGTGGTCCAGGCGCCCATGCGGTGCGGGTGCGTCTTGGCGTAGTTCTTGACCGAGCCGGGGGCGCGGCGGTCGGAGTTGCCCTCGCGCAGAACCGGGTTGACGGCGCTGCCCTTGACCTTGTCGTAGCGGGCGCGGACGTCGCGCTCCTGGTCGGTCTTCGGGTCGTCCGGGTAGTCCGGGAGGGCGTAGCCCTGGCCCTGGAGCTCGGCGATCGCGGCCTTCAGCTGCGGGATCGAAGCCGAGATGTTCGGAAGCTTGATGATGTTGGCTTCCGGGGTCTTCGCCAGCTCGCCGAGCTCGGCGAGGGCGTCGGCGATCCGCTGGCTCTCCTCGAGGTACTCGGGGAACACGGCGATGATCCGACCGGCCAGGGAGATGTCACGGGTCTCGACGTTCACACCGGCCGTCGACGCGTACGCCTGGATCACAGGCAGGAAGGAATACGTCGCGAGGGCCGGGGCCTCGTCAGTGTGCGTGTAGATGATGGTCGAGTCAGTCACCGGATGCTCCGCTCCACAGTCTGCGTCTCTCGTCTGCAACATTGCTCGACATCAAGATATCTCGTGTTCGGGCCGGTCAGCACAGCCCCCGGCCGCCAGGGGGAGAGACGCATGTCACGCGGCCGGCGCGCGGCACCGGACCGCTCCCCCGAAATGCCGCGAGCGCCGCCCCGGGCTGTTCCCAGCCGGGGCGGCGCTCGGGCACATCAAGCCCTGACCGGGCCTGCACGCCTGATCAGGCGGCGAGGACCTTCGGGTCCTGGCCGTACTCGTTCGGCTGCTGCTGACCGGCGGTGGCCAGCAGGACGATCAGCCAGATGAAGCCGACGAGCGGAACGAAGGAGATGAGGACCCACCAGCCCGACTTGCCGGTGTCGTGCAGGCGGCGGACCGTCACACCGAGGTTCGGGAGGAGGGTGCCCAGCGCGTAGAGCATGTACAGCCACGGGGAGGTGCCGAGGACGGCGTCCAGGATCGAGACGATGATCAGCGCGGCGAGCTGGAAGAGGAAGAACATCCAGTACTCCTGGCGGCGCGCGCGGCCGGAGAAGTCGGCGTACTTCTTCAGAACGTCGAGGTAGTAGTTCACGGGTCCCCCCAGAGGACGGTTGGTTCGGCCCGTCCTGCTGGAGCAAGCCGGGGCAGAACTTATGCCCCCCTTACGTCGAGGTCAAGCCACTTCCAGGGACCCCACATTCGGCCGGACCGCCCGATTTCCGGCACCGGGGCCACGAATTCGGGACACCGTCGCGGCGCCATGTCCCGCAACGTCCGAAACGTCGCCGTGCAAGGCCTACTTGACACCCCGCGCACCGCCCCGATCGTTACCCACATCGTTACCACGTCGCGACACCGCGGACGGCCTTCGGGGGCGCGGTCGCGGTGCCGCCCCGGGGCCGCGCGGGCGGCGGCGATTCCTCGGGCCGTGTCAGAGCCAGCCGTTGCGGCGGAAGCCGCGGTGGATGGCGAAGCAGGCGAGCGCCATGACGCCGAGGACGAGCGGGTAGCCGTACCTCCAGTGGAGTTCCGGCATGTGCTCGAAGTTCATGCCGTAGACCCCGCAGACCATGGTGGGGACCGCCACGATGGCCGCCCATGCCGTGATCTTGCGCATGTCCTCGTTCTGGGCGACCGTCACCTGCGCGAGGTGGGCCTGGAGGATGGAGTCCAGGAGGGTGTCGTAGGCGCCGATCTGCTCGGTGGCCCGGGTGACGTGGTCGGCCACATCCCTGAAGTACGCGCGGATCTCCGGCGGGACGACCGGTATCGGCTGCGTGGCGAGCTGTTGGAGCGGGCGGCCCAGCGGGGCCATCGCCCGCCGCAGTTCGAGGAGTTCGCGCTTGAGCTGGTAGATCCGGCCGGCATCGCCGCGACCTCCGTTCTCGCTGAACACCGCGGTCTCCACGGCGTCGATGTCGTTCTGCACGGCGTCCGTGACGGCCACGTAGTCGTCGACCACGTGGTCGGCCATGGCGTGCAGGACCGCCGCGGGCCCCAGGAGCAGCTGGTCCGGGGCGGCTTCCAGCTGCTCGCGCACCGGCCCCAGCGTGCTGCGGCCGCCGTGCCGGATGGTGACGACGAAGTCCTGGCCGGTGAAGGCCATCAGCTCGCCGGTCTCCACCACCTCGCCGCCCGCGGTCAACTCCTCGCGCCCCAGGTAGCGCACGGTCTTGAAGACGGAGAACAGCGTGTCGCCGTAGCGTTCCACCTTGGGCCGCTGGTGCGCGTGCACGGCGTCCTCGACGGCCAGGGCGTGCAGGTCGAACAGCTCCGCGAGCCCGGCGAGTTCCGACTGCGCCGGCTCGTGCAGGCCGATCCAGACGAAACCGTCGCCCGTCTTGCGGACCCGGCGCAGCGCCTCCCCGGCGTCCGCGCAGTCCGCCTCCCGCACACCGTCCCGGTAGACCAGGCAGTTGACGACCGCGCTGCCGAGGGGGGAGCGGGCGGGGTGGCTGAGGTCGACGGTCCGCCGGTAGCCGCGGCGGACGACCCGGCGCAGGTTGCTGAACTTGAACAACGCCCCCACTCACCTTCCCCTGATCAGCGGCCAGTCTGCCACCGGCGCCGGACGGCCGGCTCGCGCCGGGGCCGCCCGCCCGGCCACCGCCCGCCGACCGCCCGCCGACCTCCGGCCCCTCCGGCGGCGTTTCAGACCCGGTTCAGACCCGGTTCAGACCCGGTCGATGAACACACTGGTCGACTTCACCCGCGCCGTGGCCCGCGCACCCACCTCCAGGCCGAGCTCCTCCACCGCCTCCCGCGTCAGCAGCGACACGATGCGGTGCGGGCCGGCCTGGATCTCCACCTGCGCGTCGACCGTGCCGAGCTTCACCCCGGTGACGATGCCCGGGAAGGCGTTGCGCGCCGAGGTGTACGGGGCCTCCTCCCCCTCACCGCCCTCCTGAGCGGCCTCGACGCAGAACGCGGCCAGGTCGGGCCCGTCCACCATCCTGCGGGTGCCCTCGCGGCGGGTGGGGAAACGTTCGGCGTCCGCCCAGCGCCGGGCCGTGTCGACGCTGACGCCGAGCAACCGGGCCGCCTGGCCGATCGTGTAGGACTCCATGGCCGGCAAGCCTATGCGGTGCCCCGGCGCTCAGGGCGTGGGGCTGCGCAGCGCCTCCGCGGCCGCTGCCGCGACCACGTCCGCCACCGTCGAAAGGGCCGGGGAGTCCAGCTTCCACTGCTGCCAGTACAGCGGTACGTCCAACGGCCGCCGGGGCGCCACCAGCACCAGATCCCCGGTGCGCACGAGCGGGCCCGCCTGTTGTTCGGGCACCAACCCCCACCCCAGCCCCGCGACGACCGCGTCACGGAAACCCTCCGATGTCGGCACGTGGTGCCGCACCGGCCCCGCGCCCGCCGTGGCGTCCCCGGTCAGCGAGCGGACGAAGATGTCCTGGAGGTCGTCCTTGCGGTCGAAGACGATCGTCGGCGCCCTGCGCAGGTCCCGCTCCGGCGTGCCCGCCAGGTACCGGGCGGCGAACGCCGGGCTCGCCGTCGGCAGGTACCGGGCCAGGCCCAGCATGCGGACGCTGCACCCGGCCACCGGGTCCGGGGACGAGGTCACCGCGGCCATCACCTGCCCCTCGCGCAGCAGCGCCGTCGTGTGCGCCTCGTCCTCGCGGCGCAGCTCGATGCAGACCGGCGGATCCTGCGGGACGTGCGTGAGGGCCGGCAGGAACCACGTCGCGAGGGAGTCCGCGTTCACCGCGATCGGCAGGCGCACCGGGCCTCCCGCGTCGGCCATGCCCAGGTCGGCGCGCGCGTCCCGCTCCAGCCGGGCCAGTTGCCGG
This window encodes:
- a CDS encoding LUD domain-containing protein, whose protein sequence is MTGKDRILARIRRAVTPPGGQAGTGTGADVPRDYLRVHGARTPDERVDLLAANLAEYRARVHRTDGDGLRDLLGRLLADAATVQLPPALGHRLPSEPSLTFVPDRAAQTPRELDRVDAVVTGCALAIAETGTIVLDGGPDQGRRRITLVPDHHICLVRVPDQVVDSVPEALPLLDPRRPLTWISGPSATSDIELERVEGVHGPRRLDVVLVGASDRGRRPGARER
- a CDS encoding lactate utilization protein B; the encoded protein is MTGFRGATGAPGTTGTPGTTGTHLGMPAFPEAAREAVRDGVLRANLRHATHTIRDKRARAVAELADWDRLRAAGKAVKDHTLRHLDRYLLQLEAAVTAAGGTVHWAVDADEANRIVTELVRATGEREVVKVKSMATQEIGLNEALEAAGITAYETDLAELIVQLGHDRPSHILVPAIHRNRSEIRDLFRAEMGRWGRPAPDPLGDDPRELAEAARLHLREKFLRAKVAVSGANFMVAETGTIVVLESEGNGRMCLTLPETLISVVGIEKVVPTFRDLEIFLQTLPRSSTAERMNPYTTMWTGTTDGDGPSAFHLVLLDNGRTDTLADETGRQALRCIRCSACLNVCPVYERAGGHAYGSVYPGPIGAVLSPQLRGTASEIDASLPYASTLCGACYDVCPVAIDIPDILVHLRERVAQGGPATRDGIRVRIRPARRHTAERAAVRASRLLLDRPGALRAGERLLARARRLAPRRLPGPGRAWTDTRELPLLPAESFRDWWTRERGTSQ
- a CDS encoding (Fe-S)-binding protein, translating into MRAALFVTCVNDALYPRTGIAVVRLLERLGVAVDFPAAQSCCGQPQYNTGYRYEAEPLVRRTAAAFAGHPYVVTPSGSCAAMIRAHYPRIGLKAEREGRGAELADAARSLAPRVYELTEFLVDVLGVTDVGAYFPHTVTYHPSCHGLRGLGLGDRPRRLLAAVKGLDLVDLPGAQECCGFGGTFAVKNPDVSTAMGTDKTAAATGTGAEVLCASDNSCLSHLDGLLRRSGAPLRTLHLAEILAATEEEPLP
- the cobF gene encoding precorrin-6A synthase (deacetylating), which encodes MKKFSVIGIGAGDPDHLTLQAVRAIGAADAFLILEKGEEKSDLTGLRRAMLDAHARPGHRLVEGRDPDRDRTPAEYAPTVDGWRSARAELFERFVAEDLADGETGAFLVWGDPSLYDSTLAILDEVLERGRVVFEHEVVPGISSVSALLARHRTHLNRVGRPVQITTGRRLAEGWPAGVDDVVVMLDARHAFTAHLDQDLYIYWGAYVGTPDEILVQGRLAEVAGQIEELRTEARARKGWIMDTYLLRRP
- a CDS encoding aminotransferase class V-fold PLP-dependent enzyme — translated: MTETTRPAERPAEPPAGRPQPGEFPGGPALFRLDARVAHLNHGSFGAVPVPVQEAQALLRAEAHADPDAFFTALPDRLEQARTRIAAHLAADADGLAFIANATEGAHLALGAVPLAHGDEILVTDHGYGTVTAAAARRAPVTTVALDPALPDEDAVRETVLAALTPRIRVAVLDHVSSPTARVIASPRLVAALRERGVTTVVDGAHAPGMLADPLGTGADFWFGNLHKWGYAPSGTALLAVAPQHRHRVRALVASWEDGHGFPRSVENRATADYTGWLAAPDGLDLIEALDAAKVRAHNSTLAAHGAALLGEIPGLAALPHTDGLAMRSLRLPPGVAETPEHARALRERIAERLRIRVLIWPWPGGGGIRVCGQIYNRPEEYARLAAALPSQLLRGA
- a CDS encoding glycoside hydrolase family 71 protein, yielding MTADRRTDRRARRRAHGADRAARPVSHRRRPAVRGGRPLLALLLSGFLVVGVCAATGIAWDPLGGAPEQNTTVRGASAPQSTGPGSPPGAGDPTPAQPQQSPPPTRRPAADGDSGGAVDSGAARPAGALPFDMPRPAALRSGRAGGKLVFAHYFTPYPLSLDNADADKDYYTRNYLDPDGESGKHGRYGGLLRDRPLPVTPKGGDWEYANLQQEVRTARDAGIDGFTLDLLSLSGKNWDRANLLMAAARSVDPAFKIMLMPDMTSLKTDDPRVLAEALATLADASAAHRLPDGRLVVSPFKAEAKSVTWWTEVIRVLKADHGIGTAFVPLFLDFGAHTGEFAPISHGFSEWGSRSYTGQESSTRDVRRAHGMGKIWMQPVSVQDARPNQGIYDEAGNTATLRATWTRAIEDGADWVQLTTWNDYSEGSQFAPSLHNGHAYLDLTSYYLTRFKTGGWPKVVRDTLYLTSRTQFADADPTGDQSLVMSLRKGSAPARDTVEVLSFLTSPATVRTTVGTAQDSHDAPAGIHSALLPLRTGTSAAHVVRDGRATAKVDLPYRADHTVEVQDLQYYAASSGREP